TTTCTTCCTTTTTTGAAGCGATGACTTCTGGATAGACGTATGCAACATAGACAAGAAAAAAAGCAAATGAAACAACAAGGATAATGAGCCCAATTATTGACGATCGAACAGTCACTCTATTTCTTTCAAATATTAACTCGCTGTCAAGAGGTTCGCTATTTGGTGTCATTGTGTTTGGGGCTGTCGCTGATATCCGGCGCGCGATGGAGATTTGAATATAAGATAGAATAACTCCAGAAAATGTAATTATAACAACAAGCCAAAGCAATATAGAGTTTGATCTGTATTGCTGCAAGTGGATTGTATTTCGTATTGTAAACTCATTTAGCTCTCCCTGTTCGTGGATTTCTCCGAAGCAAAAGTCTCTAATTTCTGGTAACGATAACTGTTTATATTTATTTGCACTATCTTCAATTTTAGATCTGCATGAATCTATCGTTAAAAGTTTCGCGTTAAATGCCTCTGGTATGGTGTTAAATGCGTTGTTTACGATTAATCCAATTGCTACTCCCAATGAAAGAGCGAGTATAGTAGAGATAGATATCAAAATCTGGCGCATTGATGGAATCTACTCTGTTGTTCCTGCGGTCGTATTGCAGTGGCAGACCCTTTTTGGTGCGATCGGTTCGTTGTCGCTCACGATGCAGCTACCTATCGGCGTGCGACAATCCACCATTCGGCGATCTGAAGGTAGGTTGGGAGGAGTTATCCGCGCTGCTGGCGGTCCGCCTACGAGTGGATGGTGCGAACTTTCAGCAGCGGGGCCGGGGAGCGGCTGCGTAATACTGACGGCAAATGTCAATGCCGGAAGGAAAAAAAGGCTCGTTCTCATTGCGAAGACCTCGGATGGTTGAGCTAGCCGCCGCCCCCAATACGTAAGGCGCCCGAGGAACCAACTATGTCATGCGGAGACGTCGACAAGCTGACTGCGAATCCTGTGCTATCTTTGTCGCTTAGTTCTCGTTTCCAATGTTTATACAGCGCAATCCGGGGTGCGCCGTTCACGCCTCCGTTGTTTGTCTCCAGCGCTTAGCTTCGCAGCGCATCGAAGGTCGCCGCCGCTTCCTTCGCGTCGAAGTCGGCGACGGCGGCCGGCGACAGGGGGTCTTCTCCCTCGGTCCAGCGCAATTCGGCCTCCGGCGTCGACAGCGCCAAGGTGACGGCGCCATTGAGCTCATAGAGGCCGAAGGCGAGGCCCGCGCCGCGCAGCGACGCCATCATCGCGTTCTGCACCAGGCTGCGCACCACGAGATGCGGCGTCGAGATCGCCGCCTCGACATCGGCGCCCGCCGTCGCCGCGCGGCAGGCGGCTTCGTCATAGGAGGCGTGGCCGCGGCAGGCGAGCGGGCGCACGCGATAGGCGAGGCAGAGGCCGTCCTCGATGAAAGGGCAGATGCGCTGCATCGCCATGCGCTCGCGCTCGCCGAGGCCGGACGCCGCGGCGGCGCTGCGGATGCGGCCGACGAGATCGACGCCGTGCTGCGCGAGAAAAGCGGCGTTGGCCGCAACGAAGCGGGCGACGAGAAACACTTCCGGCGCCGTCGCCACCACCCGAATGACGCAGCAGGCCGGGCAATCGCCCTTGCAGGCGAGAGCCGGCGCGCCCTCCGCCTGGATGGCGACATTGCCGTCGAAGCTGTCGAAGGCTTGCAGGCACAGGGCGCCGACGAAATCATGCCGGCCCCGGCGCGCGCGGATCGTGCCGTCGAACGCCTGCGTCATCGCCGCGAAGAAGGCCTGCGGCCCATGGTCATCGGCCCCACTCATCGAACGCGCCTCTCGCCTGTCTCGTTTCTCGTTATATAGTATAGTTACATGCAGCATGGCAAGCGCGAGCTCATCGAAGCTCAGCGGCTCCTTTCTCCCGCGCGCCACGGCCGCTCACGCCTTCACGATCTTGTCGGCGACGACGCCGCGTCGCGCATAGACATTGCGGGTGTCGACCACCACCGCCACATTGTCGAGGATCGCATCATAATCGAGATCGTCGTGGTCGGTCACGATCACGGCTGCGGCGAAACGTCTCCGCGTGATGTCGAGGAGCGAGACGCTTCTGCGGCCGGCGAGCCGCGCATGTTCGCGCGTCGGCGGCAGCACCGGCACCAGCGGATCATAATAAGAGACTTTCGCCTCCCGCGCCTCCAACTGCTCGATGATGCGCAGGGCGGGGCTTTCCCGCATGTCATCGATGTTCTTCTTATAGGCGACGCCGATGATGACGATCTCGGTCCGGTAGAACCCCCGTTGCACGGCGCGGTCGAGCGCCAGCCCGAGCCGCGCCACCACATGATTGGGCATGCTCGTGTTGATCTCGCCGGCGAGCTCGATGAATTTTGTCGATATCTCGTATTCGCGCGCCTTCCAGGTCAGATAGAAGGGATCGATGGGGATGCAGTGGCCGCCGAGGCCGGGCCCCGGATAGAAGGCCATGAAGCCGAACGGCTTGGTCTTCGCCGCGTCGATCACCTCCCAGATGTCGACGCCCATCGTATCGAAAATGACCTTGAGCTCGTTGACGAGCGCGATATTGACCGCGCGAAAAATATTCTCGGTCAGCTTGGTCGCCTCGGCGGCCCGGGTCGAGCTCACCGGCACCACCCTATCGATCATGCCTTCGTAGAGCGCGAGGGCGAGCCGCCGCGAGGCGTCGTCATCGGCGCCGACGACCTTGGTGATCGTGCGCGTCGTGAAGTCGGCGTTGCCCGGGTCCTCGCGCTCGGGCGAGAAGGCAAGAAAATAGCCGTCTCCGCAGACGAGGTCGCTGGTCTCGAGAATCGGGCGCATGATTTCGTCCGTGGTGCCGGGCCAGGTGGTCGATTCCAGCACGACGAGATGATGCTTGCGCAGATGACCGCGAATCGTCCGGGTCGTGCTCTCGACGAAGGAGAGATCGGGATCGCGGTTCTTCGTCAGCGGCGTCGGCACGCAGACGAGGATCGCGTCGACATCGGCGAGCGCCGCGAAGTCGATGGTCGACTCGAAACGGCCGGTCGCTGCGGCCATCGCGATCACCTCGTCGGAAATGTGCCGCAAATAGCTGCGCCGGCGCGTGATCGCCTCGATCTTCGACGGATCGATGTCGAAGCCGATGGTGCGAAAGCCGGACATCGCCGCGGTCAAGGCGAGCGGCAGGCCGACATAGCCGAGGCCGATGACGCCGACCGTGATGCTTTTCGAACGATAGCGACGAAGCAGCGCCTCGAGTTCGGCGGACACGGAATCATCGGGATTATTCGAGCTGAAACCCATTGAGATCAACCTTTTGGAGCGCGAAATTGGGAGCTACGGAGGCGCCGCGTCAGCCAGAGCGGGAACCGAAGCGCGAAATAGAGCCAGGTCGAGCGGGCCGGCAAGCGAATCGCCGCGACGTCGACAGGCAGGATGAAGTGTCGGCGCAATTCGCGCCCCCTCGACCCCGGGGCGTCGCCGGGGATCAGCATGAGGCCGAGGTCGAGGACATGGCGGATGCGACGACGGTCGAGGTTGGCGGCGCCGCCGCCGATCATCGCCGTCAGCGACAGCGCGACGCGGGCGAGGGTCGCGTCCTCGCGCAGTCTCGCCGACAAGGCCGACGGCAGCTCGACGGCGAGCAGGGTCTCGCACAGAACCAGCGCTTCGGCCGCGGATCGCGCCGCTCCCGCCGCCTCGGCCGAGCCGTAGAGGCGCTCGAGGTCCGCGCCCTCGATCGCCAGCAGCGCGGCGAGGTCCGCCAGCCATTTCAGCCGGCACCAGAAATGCTGCGCGCCATGGGCGCAGAGATAGGCGAATAATTCCTCTGTCGGAAAGGTCGGCGTTTCGACCCCGCCGATCCGGACCGAGCGCCGGCGCCCGGAGAGGGCGCGGTCGCACAGAAAGCGATCGCTGTCGGCGAGGCGCCAATGCAGATCGACCAGGAGTCCGTTGGCGCCATGGCGGAACTGCCACTCCTTGCCGAGATCGGCGATCAGCTCCATCTGCGCGCCGCCGGGCGGCGGAAGCGGCGGATCGCCGCGATAGCCCGCCTGCTCCAGCAGCGCGCGCGCCCGGCCGAGGTCCGCGCTGGCGACGAAAATATCGATGTCGAGGCTATGCTTGATCGACAAGGAACGATAGGCGATGGCTTCGAGCGTCGCGCCTTTCAAAAACGCCACATCGACGCCGCCATCTCGAAACAGGCCCGCCAGCCGGGCGGTCTCGGCCGCGAGGCGGAGGTTTCGTCGCGTCAGAACGGCGACGCGCGTCGCCAGCTCCGTTTTGACGGCGGCGGGGGGCGAGACATTCGCCTGCGCGAGGCCGTCGCGGACCAGTCCGAACACGCGATGGCGTTCGGCGAGGCGCAGGACGAATCCCCAGTCGACGCCCGCGGCCGCTTCGGCGATGGCGCGCGCGCGCGCTTCGCCAGCCGGCCGGCAGCAGGCGGCGACGAGCCGGAACTCCCGCGAGGCGCCGGCGAGATGGCGCGCCGATACGGTCTTCGCCAAGACCGCTATCGCGGAGACCGCCATCGCCGAGACAGCCATCGCACGGCCGCGCCGCGTCGCCCCGGGCGCGCTCTCAGACATCGAGATCGCCACCCTCTGCAAATTCGTTCCAGATATCGAGAAAGCGCCGTGCGAAGCAGGAATAGCGAAAATGCCGCCGCCAGCGCTCGAAGGCCGCCTCGCCCAGCGTCGCGCAGCGGTCGGGTTCGCGCAGCAGGGCGATGAGCGTCTCGGCGAGCATCGGCTGATCGAGCGCCGAGACATTATATCCCGTCTCGCCGTCGACATTGATCTCGCAGCCGGCGTCCTCGCGCGAGGCGACGACCGGCAGGCCGTGACGCATCGCCTCGGCATAGACGACGCCGAAGCCCTCCTGCCGGCTCGGCATGGCGAAGACATGAGCGCTGGCGAAGAGCGCCGGCATATCCGGCTCGGGAACATGTCCGAGCAGATCGATCGAGCCGGCGGCGGACGAGCCGGCAACCTTCGCTCGCAGCGCTGCAAAGCCCGTTCCCGAACCCGCTATGACGAGGCGGGCCCCGGGCGCGGCGGCGGCGACCCGCGGCCACACGTCGACCAGCTCGTCATGGCCCTTGCGGCCCTCCGGCGCCTCTATGCGGCCGACGATCAGCACGCGCGGCGGCCCCTCGAAGCCGGCGCGCTCGCCGGGCGCCTCGTCCTGCTCGGTGCCGAGCCAGCACAGGCGCGCATTGGCGAGCGGACCATTGGCGGATTGGTGGCGCTCCAGCGTCGTCCGCGAGTTGACGATCGCGAGAGCGGCGCCCCGCACGGCCGCGCGATGCTCCGCAGGCATCGGGCCCCAGGCTTCGATCCCGTGCAGCCAGAGGGCGTAGGGAATGCCCGCGAACCGTGGATGCGCGCGCGCGACGCCGACCGAATCATAGATCGCATGTGTGGCCCGCAATCCGTGACGATGCGCGAGCAGGGCGTAGAGCAGCTTGCTGCCGAGGGCGGGGCGCATGCGCAGCCCGGCGATGTCGATCGTTCGGCGGTCGAGATAGCTCAGCCCCTCGACGCGCTCGGCGCCCGATTGGGCGAGCGCACGCGCGGTCATGCGTGCGACGCGGGCGATGCCGCCGCGCCCCGGCGCGACCAGAGCGGAGCCGAAGAAAACGCGGGGACGACGCGCCATCGTCATCAGGGTCTCGCCTCGATCCGAGCAAAACGGCGCCATCCGACGAGACTCCATAGGAGCGGCGAACGCCCTAGGCCGAGCATGTGCTTCCCTCCGCCAGCGCCCGGTGGAGCATGCGCCGCATGGACAAGATCGCGTCGATCTCGCAGTTGCGACTCGCGGCGAGCGCGTGCGCGCCGGCGCGCAGCCGCGCTCGCGCCGGCGCGTCGAGCGCGGCGAACCGGTCGATCGCGCCAGCGAAAGCGCTGGGCTCGAGCGGCAGGTCCCAGCCGGCGTCCGCCTGCGCGAGATCGCGCCAGGGCGTCGCATCGCCGATGAGCGCGGGGACGCCGCAGCACAGAGACTCGAAGATCGCATGGCCGAAGTTCTCACTCCGGCTCGGCAGAAACAAGAGGTCGTGGCGTGCGAACATTTCCGGAGCCGCCTCGTTCACGATCTCGCCATGCATGGCGACCACGATATGGGGCGGAAGAGCCGCGATGATGCGTCGGCACTCCCGCCAATAGGCCGCGTCCTCGATCGGGCCATAGATGTCGTAGACGACGCGAGCTTCGACGAGCGCCAGCGCGCGCAGGGCGAGATCGAGATTCTTGATGCGCGCGACGCGTCCGAGGAAGGCGAGCCGCAGCGCGCCGTCGATGGCCGGGACATGCGGCGGCGCGGCGAGCAGAGGCCGGATGTTCGGCGCGACGAGAACGCCTTTCGATCTCGTGATCGCGGCGCCGATGTCCTGCGCCTCCTCCACGCTCGTCGCATGCAAGAAGGCGTCGTCGAGCAGGCCCGTCCTTTGCGCGAGCGTCTGATAGGCGGCTTTGCGCCGACGCTTCAGGCCGAGCGCCGCCGCCGAGAACTCGCCATGCGGCGAGAGGATCGTCGGACGCCGCGGGATGAGGCCGAGCCGACGCATGATCAATGCGGGAATGGTGAATTCGCGGTCGTGGAAGCCGTGGAGGAGCAGCAGATCATAGCGCGTCTCGCGCAGAATGGCGGCGAGCTCGGCGCGCCCGCGCGCGCCCGGCGGGCAGTAGCGCGCCACGCCGCGCGGAGCCTCCAGCCAGCGCCCGCTCGCCGCCAGAGGCGCATCGCCGGGCGCCGGGCGGTCGCGCGCGACGCGCAGAAAGCGGAACTCGTCCGAGAGCGCCTCGATCATCGCCATGAGGCTCCGATTCGTGCCGCTGGCGTCATTGCCGGGCCAGAGCGCGCCCATCAGCGCGAGGATCACGGGCTCGTGCCGCTCAGTCATCGAGCGGCTCCCGTGGCGCGAGCTCTATCCCGTAATGCGTCGCGAGCCGCATCTTGAACGCGTCGACGCCATGCGCGGCGATGAAGGCGCGCGCCTCGTCGATCTTGGCGTCGATCAGGATCCAGTTCCACAGGCCCTGCAGGAAGTGGAAGACGAAGCCGTCGCGCCCGTCGAGAAAGCCGAGCCGCAGAAAATAGCGCTGGAAGAAATACAGCAGGCCGCGCAGATAGAGCGGCGCGCGGGCGAAGACGCGATTGCGCAGGAAGCGCTTCATGCGCGCCTGTGAGCCGGCCTCGCGCTCGATCGCCGCATCGACCGGGAAGAAGCCATATTCGAGATTGAGGAAATCGACCATCTGCCGCGTGGCGTAGCGATTGTGCTTGTCGGTCCAGGCGGTGACGCCGGCGAGATTGTGATCGACGAAATCGCCGCTCGATCGTCGCGCCTCGCCACGCGTCAAGACAATGTGCTCGTCCATCCAGCGCTGCTCGATGCGCCCGCAGCCGTTGCGCCACAGCCGCAGCAGAAAGGTGGGGTAATAGCCGCCGTGGCGAATCCATGTGTCGCGAAAGATGACCTTGCGACGCAGATAGAATCCGGTGACGGCGGGGTCGAGAGCAGGCAAGGCCGCGCGCAATTCGGCGCAGAGCGCGGGCTCGAAATATTCGTCGGCGTCGAGGCGCAAGATCCAGTCGGTGGACGGCGCGGCGGCGTCGACGCCCCATTGGAATTGATCGGCGTAATTGCGCCAGCGATGCTGAAGAACATCGGCGCCGAGACGTTCGGCGATCGCGGTCGTCGCATCGCTCGAGAAGCTGTCGACAACGACGACGCGCGCGACGAGGCCGGCGATGCTGCAGACGCAGCGCTCGAGGTGGATTTCCTCGTCGCGCGTCAGAATGATCGCGGTGATCGACAGAGGGGAAGGGGGCGCGTCGCGGCAGGTCGGATCGATCACTCCCGCACCGCCTCCTCGATCGCCAGCGTCGCTTCGCTCACCGCGATCAGCTCGGCGAGCGGGATCGGCGGCGCGCCTCGGCCGCGCGTCGCCTCGATGAAGGCGCGCGCGAGCGCGCGCTGACCCTTGTCCTGCGCGGCCTTCACGCGCCGGCGGCGCCCGCCGCGCGTGATGTCGAGGCGAGTGAAATCGTCGAGCTGCACGACGCGTCCCGCGGCGAAAATCTCGATGCGCTCCTTGGGAACGGCAGGATCGCCGAGCGAGGAATAGACGATGGCGCCGGTCGAGCCGTCGGCAAAGCGCAGCAGCGCCGAGACCGCGTCGTCATGATCGCGCGCCGCCGTCGCCTGCGCCTCTATCGGAAGCGCGCCGCAGAGATAAGTGAGCGCGTCGACGAAATGGCAGACCTCGCCGATGATGCGACCGCCGCCTTCGCCGCGCTGGATCCAGCTCTCGGCGGGTATCTCGCCGGCGTTGACGCGATAGAGCATGACCAGCGGACCGCTGCGCGGCTCCAGCGCGCGCTTGGCCTCGATCAGCAGCGGCGCGAAGCGGCGGTTGAAGCCGACGGTCAGCACGCCCGGCGCAGCCTCCGCCGCGACGGCGACATCGCGCAGCTCCTCGCGCGTGAGCGCGAGCGGCTTCTCGACGAACACATGCTTGCCAGCGATGAGCGCTCTGCGCGCATAATCGGCGTGGGTGTCGTGGCGCGTCGCGATCACCAGAGCGTCGATCTCGGCGTCGTCGATGAGCGCGTCGGCGTCGGTGGTCGCGGCGGCGAAACCATGCTTTTCGGCCGCATGGCCGGCGCTGAGCCCGGTCGATGTCGCGACCGCGGCGAGCCTCACGCCATCGATGGCGGAGAAGGCCGGCAGCAGCACGCTTTTGGCGTAATTGCCGAAGCCGATGAAGCCGAGCGTGGCCTCGCCGTCGCGACGCTGCGGCGCCGGCGCCGATCGCACCATTCGCGTCGGCTCCGGCGCCTCTCGCGGATAATGCAGAGTGATGGCGAGATGCGGCGCGCCGCTCTGCATCAGCGCGTAGGCCGCGAGCGCCTCGGCGATGGGGAAGCGATGCGTGACCAGCGCTTTCGGCGTCACCTTGCGCTCGGCGACGAGCGCGAGAAAAGCTTCCATGTTGCGCTGCTCGGTCCAGCGCACATGGGCGAGCGGATAATCGTGGCCTTCGAACTCGTAGCCAGGATCGTGCCGGCCGGGGCCATAGGACATGGACAGGCGCAGATCCAGCTCGCGCTTGTAGAAAGGCTCGCGGTCGATGGTCATGCCGACGAGGCCGACGACGACGATGCGCCCCTTCATGCGCGAGATCTCGGCCGCGATATTGAGCGGCTCGCTCGATTTGGTCGAGGCGGCGAGAATGACGCCATCGGCGCCATGGCCGCGTGTGAAGGCCTTGGTCGCCTCGAGCAATCCTTCGCCGACCGCGAGGTCGGCGCCGAGC
The sequence above is a segment of the Methylosinus trichosporium OB3b genome. Coding sequences within it:
- a CDS encoding bi-domain-containing oxidoreductase — translated: MKQIRQNYRSGELALAEVPAPRAGAGALLVATRVSLISSGTERQTIELAKASLAGKAMARPDLVRRVIRNIRRDGLAPTVEKVFAKLDTPIPLGYSIAGEALEIGRHVENFRVGDRVACAGAGFANHAEIDAIPKNLVVRVPDGVDDEEASFVTLGAIALQGVRQAQPTLGECFVVMGLGLIGLLTVQLLKANGCRVLGYDPDASRVALARELGADLAVGEGLLEATKAFTRGHGADGVILAASTKSSEPLNIAAEISRMKGRIVVVGLVGMTIDREPFYKRELDLRLSMSYGPGRHDPGYEFEGHDYPLAHVRWTEQRNMEAFLALVAERKVTPKALVTHRFPIAEALAAYALMQSGAPHLAITLHYPREAPEPTRMVRSAPAPQRRDGEATLGFIGFGNYAKSVLLPAFSAIDGVRLAAVATSTGLSAGHAAEKHGFAAATTDADALIDDAEIDALVIATRHDTHADYARRALIAGKHVFVEKPLALTREELRDVAVAAEAAPGVLTVGFNRRFAPLLIEAKRALEPRSGPLVMLYRVNAGEIPAESWIQRGEGGGRIIGEVCHFVDALTYLCGALPIEAQATAARDHDDAVSALLRFADGSTGAIVYSSLGDPAVPKERIEIFAAGRVVQLDDFTRLDITRGGRRRRVKAAQDKGQRALARAFIEATRGRGAPPIPLAELIAVSEATLAIEEAVRE
- a CDS encoding glycosyltransferase family 4 protein, which produces MTMARRPRVFFGSALVAPGRGGIARVARMTARALAQSGAERVEGLSYLDRRTIDIAGLRMRPALGSKLLYALLAHRHGLRATHAIYDSVGVARAHPRFAGIPYALWLHGIEAWGPMPAEHRAAVRGAALAIVNSRTTLERHQSANGPLANARLCWLGTEQDEAPGERAGFEGPPRVLIVGRIEAPEGRKGHDELVDVWPRVAAAAPGARLVIAGSGTGFAALRAKVAGSSAAGSIDLLGHVPEPDMPALFASAHVFAMPSRQEGFGVVYAEAMRHGLPVVASREDAGCEINVDGETGYNVSALDQPMLAETLIALLREPDRCATLGEAAFERWRRHFRYSCFARRFLDIWNEFAEGGDLDV
- a CDS encoding glycosyltransferase encodes the protein MTERHEPVILALMGALWPGNDASGTNRSLMAMIEALSDEFRFLRVARDRPAPGDAPLAASGRWLEAPRGVARYCPPGARGRAELAAILRETRYDLLLLHGFHDREFTIPALIMRRLGLIPRRPTILSPHGEFSAAALGLKRRRKAAYQTLAQRTGLLDDAFLHATSVEEAQDIGAAITRSKGVLVAPNIRPLLAAPPHVPAIDGALRLAFLGRVARIKNLDLALRALALVEARVVYDIYGPIEDAAYWRECRRIIAALPPHIVVAMHGEIVNEAAPEMFARHDLLFLPSRSENFGHAIFESLCCGVPALIGDATPWRDLAQADAGWDLPLEPSAFAGAIDRFAALDAPARARLRAGAHALAASRNCEIDAILSMRRMLHRALAEGSTCSA
- a CDS encoding glycosyltransferase family 2 protein; its protein translation is MIDPTCRDAPPSPLSITAIILTRDEEIHLERCVCSIAGLVARVVVVDSFSSDATTAIAERLGADVLQHRWRNYADQFQWGVDAAAPSTDWILRLDADEYFEPALCAELRAALPALDPAVTGFYLRRKVIFRDTWIRHGGYYPTFLLRLWRNGCGRIEQRWMDEHIVLTRGEARRSSGDFVDHNLAGVTAWTDKHNRYATRQMVDFLNLEYGFFPVDAAIEREAGSQARMKRFLRNRVFARAPLYLRGLLYFFQRYFLRLGFLDGRDGFVFHFLQGLWNWILIDAKIDEARAFIAAHGVDAFKMRLATHYGIELAPREPLDD
- a CDS encoding nucleotidyltransferase family protein translates to MAKTVSARHLAGASREFRLVAACCRPAGEARARAIAEAAAGVDWGFVLRLAERHRVFGLVRDGLAQANVSPPAAVKTELATRVAVLTRRNLRLAAETARLAGLFRDGGVDVAFLKGATLEAIAYRSLSIKHSLDIDIFVASADLGRARALLEQAGYRGDPPLPPPGGAQMELIADLGKEWQFRHGANGLLVDLHWRLADSDRFLCDRALSGRRRSVRIGGVETPTFPTEELFAYLCAHGAQHFWCRLKWLADLAALLAIEGADLERLYGSAEAAGAARSAAEALVLCETLLAVELPSALSARLREDATLARVALSLTAMIGGGAANLDRRRIRHVLDLGLMLIPGDAPGSRGRELRRHFILPVDVAAIRLPARSTWLYFALRFPLWLTRRLRSSQFRAPKG
- a CDS encoding nucleotide sugar dehydrogenase encodes the protein MGFSSNNPDDSVSAELEALLRRYRSKSITVGVIGLGYVGLPLALTAAMSGFRTIGFDIDPSKIEAITRRRSYLRHISDEVIAMAAATGRFESTIDFAALADVDAILVCVPTPLTKNRDPDLSFVESTTRTIRGHLRKHHLVVLESTTWPGTTDEIMRPILETSDLVCGDGYFLAFSPEREDPGNADFTTRTITKVVGADDDASRRLALALYEGMIDRVVPVSSTRAAEATKLTENIFRAVNIALVNELKVIFDTMGVDIWEVIDAAKTKPFGFMAFYPGPGLGGHCIPIDPFYLTWKAREYEISTKFIELAGEINTSMPNHVVARLGLALDRAVQRGFYRTEIVIIGVAYKKNIDDMRESPALRIIEQLEAREAKVSYYDPLVPVLPPTREHARLAGRRSVSLLDITRRRFAAAVIVTDHDDLDYDAILDNVAVVVDTRNVYARRGVVADKIVKA